Proteins from a single region of bacterium:
- the rpsI gene encoding 30S ribosomal protein S9: MSTAITAVGRRKTSSARVTLVPGTGKITVNNKQLAEHFKRGTEQLHVEEPMKATEAGAKYDVIANVRGGGKSGQAGAVRLGIARALVKIDEELKKSLKPLGMMTRDPRMKERRKYGLAKARKRYQFSKR; encoded by the coding sequence ATGAGTACAGCCATTACCGCTGTAGGCCGTAGAAAAACTTCCAGTGCGCGCGTGACATTGGTGCCCGGCACTGGCAAGATCACCGTAAATAACAAACAACTTGCCGAACATTTCAAACGCGGTACGGAACAGCTTCATGTGGAAGAGCCTATGAAGGCTACAGAAGCAGGAGCTAAATATGACGTGATCGCCAATGTTCGCGGCGGCGGCAAAAGCGGCCAAGCCGGTGCTGTACGTCTGGGTATTGCTCGCGCTCTCGTCAAAATCGATGAAGAATTGAAAAAATCGTTGAAACCGCTTGGCATGATGACCCGCGATCCGCGTATGAAAGAACGCCGGAAATACGGTTTGGCCAAAGCCAGAAAACGTTATCAATTTAGCAAACGTTAA
- the rplM gene encoding 50S ribosomal protein L13, protein MKTSFKTKMPKADTIQRKWYIVDASDKTLGRFASHIAAILKGKNKAYYAPHVDCGDHVIILNAKNIRLTGKKTKLKEYVHNTMYPGGQRVEKFEELIRTKPERILYYAIHGMLPKNRLGSVMIKKLKIYADDKHPHASQNPEPLSL, encoded by the coding sequence GTGAAAACTTCATTTAAAACCAAAATGCCGAAAGCGGATACCATTCAAAGAAAATGGTATATTGTCGACGCGTCGGACAAGACGTTAGGACGTTTTGCCAGTCACATTGCGGCGATCTTGAAAGGTAAGAACAAAGCGTATTATGCGCCTCACGTCGATTGCGGCGATCATGTCATCATTCTTAACGCCAAAAATATTCGCTTGACCGGCAAAAAAACAAAACTGAAAGAGTACGTTCACAATACGATGTATCCTGGCGGACAACGCGTTGAGAAATTTGAAGAATTGATCCGTACAAAACCGGAGCGCATTCTGTATTACGCAATTCATGGCATGTTGCCCAAAAATCGTCTTGGAAGCGTGATGATCAAAAAACTCAAGATTTATGCGGATGACAAACATCCTCATGCCAGCCAGAATCCCGAACCATTGAGCTTATAA
- a CDS encoding electron transfer flavoprotein subunit beta/FixA family protein, with protein MNIIVCMKQVPDSETRVKVGSDGKTIDLNAVNFVINPHDEFAIEEALRLKEKFGGEVTILTLGTDRAENDMRKALAMGADKAVLLKTDDNFKGDVAAALAEQIKTMPYDLVFFGKQAIDDDSGQMPQLVAELLDVPCATVVVKLDVDANSKACSAEREIEGGKELVEFSFPAVIGTQKGLNEPRLPNLKGIMAAKKKPLEKKDAVVSPALSEIVGIELPPPRPAGKIVGKGAEAVPELVRLLHEEAKVI; from the coding sequence ATGAATATCATCGTATGCATGAAACAAGTACCGGACAGCGAAACCCGCGTTAAGGTTGGATCTGACGGAAAAACAATTGATTTGAATGCGGTAAATTTTGTCATTAACCCTCATGATGAATTTGCCATTGAAGAAGCGTTACGTCTGAAAGAAAAATTCGGCGGAGAAGTGACGATTCTTACTCTTGGAACCGATCGCGCCGAAAACGATATGCGCAAAGCTTTAGCCATGGGCGCTGATAAAGCTGTATTATTAAAAACCGACGATAATTTCAAAGGTGATGTTGCCGCCGCTTTGGCGGAACAAATTAAAACGATGCCGTATGATTTGGTGTTTTTTGGAAAACAAGCGATCGACGATGACAGCGGCCAGATGCCGCAATTAGTAGCTGAATTACTCGATGTGCCGTGTGCGACCGTTGTAGTCAAACTGGACGTCGATGCCAATTCCAAAGCGTGTTCTGCCGAGCGCGAAATTGAAGGCGGAAAAGAGTTGGTCGAATTTAGCTTTCCGGCGGTTATCGGGACACAAAAAGGATTGAATGAACCGCGATTACCTAATTTGAAAGGTATCATGGCGGCCAAGAAAAAACCGCTTGAGAAAAAAGATGCGGTTGTGTCACCGGCGCTTTCAGAGATTGTCGGCATCGAATTGCCGCCGCCGCGTCCAGCAGGTAAAATCGTCGGTAAAGGCGCAGAAGCCGTTCCTGAATTGGTTCGACTGCTGCATGAAGAAGCCAAAGTCATTTAA
- a CDS encoding Y-family DNA polymerase: MIAIVDCNNFYASCERVFNPAMRRRPIVVLSNNDGCIIARSEEAKQLGVPMAEPLYKAMSLIRKHNIQVFSSNYALYGDMSQRVMRVLSQFTPSIELYSIDEAFLDFSGFDHKNLTDYGQTIRRCVRQCTGIPASIGIAPSKTLSKIANRIAKKNPDMNGVFELVTDSEQEVWMKKTPVESVWGVGRNIAQTLLTYNISTAWDLRNASESWIRRQFGVVGARMVRELRGIPCLPLDACPPPKQGIASTRSFGKIVTEIDDLKEAVATYVTRAAEKLRKQNSVAQMLTVFLHTNPFSETAKQYYKSASWTFQVPTDDTGEMIQHALQVLDKIFRKGYRYKKAGVILTGITSRESIQGSLLDTKDRERSEKLMNVLDQINHSMGTHTVHYASTGISQRWRMLSEKRSPNYTTRWNELPVVLAK, translated from the coding sequence ATGATTGCAATCGTTGACTGCAATAATTTCTATGCGTCGTGCGAGCGTGTATTTAATCCCGCCATGCGACGACGACCGATCGTCGTTTTATCGAACAATGACGGTTGTATCATCGCCCGTTCTGAAGAGGCCAAACAACTAGGCGTCCCCATGGCCGAACCGCTTTATAAGGCCATGTCCTTGATCCGTAAGCACAACATACAGGTTTTTTCATCCAACTACGCCCTTTACGGAGACATGTCGCAACGAGTCATGAGGGTTTTGTCCCAGTTCACACCATCGATAGAATTGTATTCTATTGATGAGGCCTTTCTCGATTTTTCAGGATTTGATCACAAAAATTTAACCGACTATGGACAAACCATACGCCGCTGTGTCAGACAATGTACCGGCATTCCGGCATCGATCGGCATTGCTCCATCGAAAACGCTATCCAAAATCGCTAACCGCATTGCCAAAAAAAATCCTGATATGAATGGCGTTTTCGAATTGGTAACCGATTCCGAGCAGGAAGTGTGGATGAAAAAAACGCCCGTTGAAAGCGTATGGGGCGTCGGAAGGAACATCGCACAAACGTTATTGACATATAATATTAGTACGGCATGGGATTTACGTAATGCTTCAGAATCGTGGATCAGAAGACAATTCGGCGTTGTCGGTGCGAGGATGGTTCGGGAATTACGCGGAATTCCTTGCCTGCCATTAGACGCATGTCCGCCGCCCAAACAAGGTATTGCGTCAACCCGTTCATTTGGAAAAATTGTAACTGAAATTGACGATCTGAAAGAAGCCGTTGCAACATACGTTACGCGGGCGGCAGAAAAATTGCGTAAACAAAATTCCGTTGCGCAAATGCTAACCGTATTTCTACACACCAATCCTTTTTCCGAGACGGCTAAACAATATTACAAGTCCGCATCATGGACTTTTCAAGTGCCAACCGATGATACGGGCGAAATGATTCAGCACGCTCTTCAAGTTTTGGATAAGATTTTCAGGAAGGGTTACCGCTACAAAAAAGCCGGGGTCATCCTGACGGGCATCACGTCCAGGGAAAGCATCCAGGGCAGTTTGCTTGATACCAAAGATCGCGAACGCTCAGAAAAGCTGATGAACGTATTGGATCAAATCAATCATAGCATGGGAACGCATACGGTACATTACGCATCGACGGGCATTAGTCAGCGCTGGCGCATGTTATCCGAAAAACGTTCTCCTAATTACACCACACGGTGGAATGAACTACCGGTAGTACTGGCAAAATAA
- the tsf gene encoding translation elongation factor Ts, whose translation MSTEISASAVMQLREKTGAGMMDCKKALAEAGGDTEKAIEILRQKGLKKSAEKADRVAKEGIVLASVNDAKNAGVMIEMNCETDFVARNADFVAFANKVLDEVRKAKPANVDAFLNASASFSNGKSVGDSIAELTGKIGEKIAFKRFTTVDAASGVIADYIHPGNKLGVLVQLEIEHYDASVQADAYSLARDIAMQTAAMSPMYVNRTEVPQELLEKEMAILREQGKNEGKPEKVLENIIKGRLEKYLQEICLVEQIFVKDSSKTIKELVNDFGKKIGKKVAVQKFERFRLGD comes from the coding sequence ATGTCGACAGAAATTAGCGCCTCCGCCGTCATGCAATTGCGTGAAAAAACCGGCGCAGGGATGATGGATTGTAAAAAAGCGCTTGCGGAAGCCGGCGGCGACACGGAAAAAGCAATTGAGATACTGCGTCAAAAAGGTTTGAAAAAAAGCGCTGAAAAAGCCGACCGCGTCGCTAAAGAAGGTATTGTATTGGCTAGCGTCAACGATGCAAAAAATGCGGGTGTCATGATCGAGATGAATTGTGAAACCGATTTCGTGGCTCGTAATGCTGATTTTGTTGCGTTCGCGAATAAAGTTCTGGATGAAGTTCGCAAAGCTAAACCGGCGAATGTCGACGCATTTTTAAATGCGTCCGCTTCGTTTAGTAACGGTAAATCCGTTGGCGATTCCATTGCAGAACTGACCGGTAAAATCGGCGAAAAAATTGCCTTCAAAAGATTTACGACCGTGGATGCAGCCAGCGGTGTCATTGCCGATTACATTCACCCCGGTAATAAGCTCGGTGTGTTAGTTCAATTGGAAATTGAACATTACGATGCGTCGGTTCAAGCCGATGCCTACTCTCTTGCTCGCGATATTGCGATGCAAACGGCAGCGATGAGCCCGATGTATGTGAACCGTACGGAAGTTCCGCAAGAACTGCTTGAAAAAGAAATGGCCATTTTGCGCGAACAAGGCAAAAATGAAGGCAAACCGGAAAAAGTTCTGGAAAATATCATCAAAGGCCGTCTTGAAAAATATTTGCAGGAAATTTGCCTTGTGGAACAGATTTTTGTAAAAGATTCTTCCAAGACGATCAAAGAATTAGTCAACGATTTTGGGAAGAAAATCGGTAAAAAAGTCGCCGTTCAGAAATTTGAACGTTTTCGACTTGGCGATTGA
- a CDS encoding EutN/CcmL family microcompartment protein, translating to MNMARVIGSVWATRKHPSLEGYRLKIIQPVNSNLDNIGAPIVATDSIGAGQPHELVYYVTSGEAPIPLDIKAPTDATIIGIVDRIDR from the coding sequence ATGAACATGGCGCGAGTCATAGGTTCTGTCTGGGCGACCCGTAAACATCCCAGTTTAGAAGGTTATCGATTGAAAATTATTCAACCGGTCAACTCGAACCTCGATAATATTGGCGCGCCGATCGTAGCAACGGATTCTATCGGTGCTGGACAACCTCATGAATTGGTTTATTACGTAACTTCCGGCGAAGCGCCCATTCCTTTGGATATTAAAGCGCCTACGGACGCTACGATCATTGGAATAGTTGATCGCATCGACCGGTGA
- a CDS encoding diguanylate cyclase, whose amino-acid sequence MANDRTSSLTHKKISTYAVAVAMIVLALLIPFSIPSWKMILISEILIAIALFALMLTDFQKAPVIDSAKYEEENNKPISIEKHPVISPVNDTEGFAQKSDQKTRLIDDTQASMIFNQTADSIIELLHQTVGGYSSFMYIYDYPEKSLVLQSFRSNSASFSTRTRFVMDGTRGTQFFQNVIEKKEINLFEFSEIRPSTLFYYEPQEKLSSLLLVPVIRRGTVLGVLGVDSKTSQAGVEKKTALLKKYAELIAESIQAIDALYIKNHLRRTSKALHHFSETLSLELSEEAILQQLTACIEEHIDFERLSLWVNTGQDDKYLLFTSRSVSSLSEGTLRKLKDHIEGQATIKKESVYVPQCDASITNPMPDDIFSLFVCPISNFGNCFGLVSLEKNEPNAYNRFEREFVETLCNATAPALSRLRLNAHISSRSEADDQTRFDEKIDDEIHRAKRYATTFALLLVQCDTHSVKDTHGHDGEYFVLDKVSEILKNSIRQIDFAGRLSHDQFGVILIENNRKAAQECAQRILKNIDAAKLRWNGYDMIVPIKVGIATFGEDGHDPASLIRAAEKASDHDDAPRPAKQITLF is encoded by the coding sequence ATGGCCAACGACCGAACATCTTCCTTGACTCACAAGAAGATATCCACGTATGCAGTAGCCGTGGCCATGATCGTACTCGCGCTTCTCATTCCGTTTAGCATACCCTCCTGGAAAATGATACTGATCAGTGAAATTCTCATTGCCATTGCACTTTTTGCACTGATGCTGACTGATTTTCAAAAAGCTCCGGTCATCGATTCGGCGAAATACGAAGAAGAAAACAACAAACCTATATCAATCGAAAAGCATCCGGTTATTTCACCGGTCAACGATACTGAAGGATTTGCGCAAAAATCCGATCAAAAAACCCGCCTTATTGACGATACACAGGCGTCGATGATTTTTAATCAGACCGCCGATTCAATTATCGAATTGCTGCATCAAACGGTCGGTGGGTATTCTTCGTTCATGTACATTTATGATTATCCTGAAAAGTCGCTGGTTCTGCAAAGTTTTCGAAGCAATAGCGCCTCATTTTCGACCCGCACTCGATTTGTAATGGATGGAACACGCGGTACTCAATTTTTTCAGAATGTGATTGAAAAAAAAGAAATCAATCTTTTTGAATTTTCTGAAATTCGGCCGTCGACGCTATTCTATTACGAGCCGCAAGAAAAACTCAGTTCATTGCTGTTGGTGCCTGTAATCCGGCGCGGTACCGTATTGGGTGTGCTGGGAGTGGATAGCAAAACCTCGCAAGCCGGCGTCGAAAAAAAGACAGCGTTATTGAAAAAATATGCCGAATTAATTGCCGAATCGATTCAAGCCATTGATGCATTGTACATTAAAAATCATTTAAGGCGAACTTCGAAAGCGTTGCATCATTTTAGTGAAACGTTGAGCCTTGAATTGAGCGAAGAAGCGATTTTGCAACAATTGACAGCCTGTATTGAAGAACACATCGATTTTGAACGATTATCATTGTGGGTCAATACTGGACAGGATGATAAGTATTTATTGTTTACATCGCGGAGTGTGAGCAGTTTGAGCGAAGGAACTTTGCGTAAATTAAAAGATCACATAGAAGGCCAGGCGACTATCAAAAAAGAAAGCGTGTACGTGCCGCAGTGTGACGCCAGTATAACTAATCCGATGCCGGATGATATATTTTCTTTATTTGTCTGTCCGATCTCAAATTTTGGGAATTGTTTCGGGCTCGTATCGCTTGAAAAAAATGAACCGAACGCCTATAACCGTTTTGAACGTGAATTTGTAGAAACTTTATGTAATGCCACGGCGCCTGCACTTTCGCGTTTGCGGCTCAATGCCCATATTTCATCGCGATCCGAAGCTGACGATCAAACGCGATTTGACGAAAAAATTGACGATGAGATTCACCGCGCCAAACGGTATGCGACGACGTTTGCTTTGTTGCTCGTTCAATGCGATACGCATTCCGTCAAAGATACCCATGGTCATGACGGTGAATATTTTGTACTTGATAAAGTATCTGAAATTTTGAAAAATTCCATTCGTCAGATCGATTTCGCCGGGCGATTGAGTCACGATCAGTTTGGCGTCATTCTCATTGAAAACAACCGGAAAGCTGCGCAGGAATGCGCACAGCGTATTTTGAAAAATATCGATGCCGCAAAACTCCGGTGGAATGGATATGACATGATCGTGCCGATCAAAGTCGGCATTGCAACATTTGGTGAAGACGGCCACGATCCGGCATCGTTGATCCGGGCAGCTGAAAAAGCAAGCGATCACGACGATGCACCACGACCCGCAAAACAGATAACATTATTCTAA
- the pyrH gene encoding UMP kinase yields the protein MPVFKRILLKLSGEALMGEQGYGIDRTILTQIAEEIKDVKSLGVEVAVVIGGGNIFRGLAASAQGMDRVSADHMGMLATVINSLALQDALEKQGLFTRVLSAIKMEQVAEPFIRRRAIRHLEKGRIVIFAAGTGNPYFTTDTAASLRAIEVEADVILKGTRVDGVYDSDPEKNADAFKFDRISYLDVVKKGLNVMDITAVTLCMENKLPIIVFNLKTPGNLKKLILGENVGTRVH from the coding sequence ATACCCGTTTTCAAACGTATTCTGCTGAAGCTCAGCGGCGAAGCGCTGATGGGCGAGCAGGGATACGGCATCGACCGCACCATTCTGACGCAAATTGCCGAAGAAATCAAAGACGTAAAATCGCTGGGAGTTGAAGTGGCCGTCGTAATCGGCGGCGGCAATATTTTTCGCGGCTTGGCCGCGAGCGCGCAAGGGATGGACCGGGTATCGGCCGATCACATGGGTATGTTAGCTACTGTGATTAATTCACTCGCGCTGCAAGATGCGCTCGAAAAGCAAGGTCTCTTTACGCGCGTTTTAAGCGCTATCAAAATGGAACAAGTTGCCGAGCCCTTTATTCGCCGGCGCGCAATCCGCCACCTTGAAAAAGGCCGTATTGTGATTTTTGCCGCCGGTACGGGCAATCCTTATTTTACAACCGATACGGCGGCGTCATTGCGTGCCATCGAAGTGGAAGCGGATGTGATCCTCAAAGGTACCCGGGTCGATGGCGTCTATGATTCCGATCCTGAAAAAAATGCTGATGCATTTAAGTTCGACCGTATTTCTTATCTCGATGTCGTAAAAAAAGGGCTCAATGTCATGGATATTACGGCGGTAACTTTATGTATGGAAAATAAATTGCCGATTATTGTGTTTAATCTCAAAACTCCCGGTAATCTGAAAAAGCTTATTTTGGGAGAAAATGTTGGAACAAGGGTTCATTGA
- the frr gene encoding ribosome recycling factor yields MFDLNKQYHDTEEKMKKSIESVRHELSHLRSGRATTTLLDGVKVDYYGTPTPLNQVANVGAPEARLLTIQPWDKSMVPAIEKAILTSDLGLNPTNDGTMIRIPIPPLNEERRKELVKLGKKYAEDGRIAVRNIRRDANEHIKKAEKNHEVSEDDSKHAQDKIQKMTDSYVKKIDEMLVIKEKEIMEV; encoded by the coding sequence ATGTTTGACCTGAATAAGCAATATCACGACACAGAAGAAAAAATGAAGAAAAGCATCGAATCGGTGCGTCATGAATTATCGCATCTTCGTAGCGGCCGCGCCACAACGACGTTGCTTGACGGCGTCAAAGTTGATTATTACGGCACACCAACACCGCTCAATCAAGTAGCCAATGTCGGCGCTCCGGAAGCGCGCCTTTTGACCATTCAACCGTGGGACAAAAGTATGGTTCCGGCTATCGAAAAAGCGATCCTCACATCCGACCTCGGACTGAATCCGACGAATGACGGTACTATGATTCGCATTCCGATCCCGCCGCTTAATGAAGAGCGCCGTAAAGAATTGGTCAAGCTCGGAAAGAAATATGCCGAAGACGGACGGATTGCTGTACGCAATATTCGCCGTGATGCGAACGAGCATATCAAAAAAGCCGAAAAAAATCATGAAGTATCGGAAGACGATTCTAAGCACGCTCAGGACAAAATTCAGAAAATGACGGATTCATACGTTAAAAAAATTGACGAAATGTTGGTGATTAAAGAAAAGGAAATAATGGAAGTTTGA
- the rpsB gene encoding 30S ribosomal protein S2 — protein sequence MPVTSFDSKKKLEELLAAGVHFGHLTRRWNPKMKPYIFMEKNGIHIMDLKKTVVSLQDACKAIAKIVANGEKVLFVGTKKQAKEIIKTEASRANMFYVTERWLGGMLTNFSTIRKSIKHMKNIEKKETDGTFEKITKKERLTLERQKMKLKSVLEGIEDMRQLPGAIFVVDTKKEHIAVKEANVLGIPVFAIVDTNCDPDTIHYVIPGNDDASKSIQVITKTVADAITEASQHIVAVQKEVKEVDEERVKDETRMKYEEDEKFAKLKGGKEKDVNLK from the coding sequence ATGCCTGTAACGTCGTTCGACAGCAAGAAAAAACTTGAAGAGTTGCTGGCGGCCGGCGTTCACTTTGGCCACCTGACGCGCCGTTGGAATCCGAAAATGAAGCCGTATATCTTTATGGAAAAAAACGGCATTCATATTATGGACTTGAAAAAAACGGTCGTGTCGTTGCAGGACGCCTGCAAAGCAATTGCTAAGATCGTGGCTAATGGCGAAAAAGTTCTTTTCGTCGGAACCAAAAAACAAGCAAAAGAGATTATTAAAACAGAAGCTTCACGCGCCAATATGTTTTATGTAACGGAACGGTGGCTTGGCGGCATGTTGACCAACTTTTCGACGATTCGTAAAAGCATCAAGCACATGAAGAATATCGAAAAGAAAGAAACCGACGGTACGTTTGAAAAAATTACCAAAAAAGAACGGTTGACACTTGAACGCCAGAAAATGAAATTGAAATCCGTTCTCGAAGGTATTGAAGACATGCGGCAGTTGCCCGGAGCGATCTTTGTTGTTGATACCAAAAAAGAACACATTGCTGTCAAGGAAGCAAATGTGCTTGGCATTCCGGTATTTGCTATTGTCGATACCAATTGCGATCCTGATACGATTCATTACGTTATTCCCGGTAATGACGATGCATCGAAATCTATCCAGGTAATTACGAAAACAGTTGCCGATGCGATTACAGAAGCCAGCCAGCACATAGTGGCCGTTCAAAAAGAAGTGAAAGAAGTAGATGAAGAACGCGTGAAAGATGAAACGCGTATGAAATACGAAGAAGATGAAAAATTTGCCAAACTCAAAGGCGGTAAAGAAAAAGACGTCAATCTGAAGTAA
- a CDS encoding EutN/CcmL family microcompartment protein: MVLGKVIGNVWATRKDQKLTGVKLLIVRTVDLDYKEKEGFVVAADSVGAGVGEIVLYCTGSSARQTEATENRPVDAVIMAIVDKLDKDA, encoded by the coding sequence TTGGTACTGGGCAAAGTCATTGGCAATGTTTGGGCGACGCGTAAAGATCAAAAGCTCACAGGCGTAAAACTTCTGATCGTTCGAACCGTAGATTTGGATTATAAAGAAAAAGAAGGTTTTGTAGTTGCGGCTGATTCGGTCGGTGCAGGTGTTGGCGAAATTGTGTTATACTGTACAGGCAGTTCAGCGCGGCAAACCGAAGCAACGGAAAATCGGCCGGTTGACGCCGTCATCATGGCCATTGTTGATAAATTGGATAAAGACGCATGA
- a CDS encoding electron transfer flavoprotein subunit alpha/FixB family protein yields MSIIAFAEQRNGAFKKAAYEIASEAKNLAGQMGLNAVGLVVGANVAGMAAELGKYGLSKVYVVEDAALENYSTEGYTQAVEEIAKKENAKIVLMAATAMGRDLSPRVAGRLKAGLASDVTHLDVSGGKLTISRPIFAGKAIQKLVITSNIQVISLRPNIFRPRENAVQATVEKIGITLKPIRAKIKNMVVETGKKIELTEADVIVSGGRGLKGPENWNLVTDLAGAFGAAAGASRAVVDAGWRPHDEQVGQTGKTVSPQLYVACGISGAIQHLAGMSSSKYIVAINSDAEAPIFKIADYGIVGDVFEVLPALTKEVDKLKGR; encoded by the coding sequence ATGTCAATCATTGCATTTGCAGAACAAAGGAACGGCGCTTTTAAAAAAGCGGCTTATGAAATAGCCAGTGAGGCCAAAAATCTTGCCGGCCAAATGGGCCTCAACGCCGTAGGCTTGGTCGTAGGCGCTAATGTTGCCGGTATGGCAGCCGAACTCGGAAAATATGGCCTCAGTAAAGTGTATGTCGTTGAAGATGCGGCCTTGGAAAATTATTCTACAGAAGGTTATACGCAAGCTGTCGAAGAAATAGCAAAAAAAGAAAACGCCAAAATTGTTCTGATGGCGGCCACGGCGATGGGACGCGATCTTTCGCCCCGCGTTGCTGGACGGTTAAAAGCGGGACTTGCTAGCGATGTGACGCATCTGGACGTCAGCGGCGGAAAGTTAACCATCAGCCGTCCGATTTTTGCCGGAAAAGCTATTCAAAAATTAGTGATTACTTCCAACATACAGGTGATTTCACTTCGTCCTAATATTTTCAGACCACGTGAAAATGCCGTTCAAGCGACTGTTGAGAAAATCGGTATCACATTAAAGCCTATTCGTGCTAAAATCAAAAATATGGTTGTTGAAACCGGTAAAAAAATCGAACTGACCGAAGCCGACGTCATTGTGTCGGGCGGTCGTGGACTCAAAGGTCCTGAAAACTGGAATCTTGTTACGGATTTGGCCGGCGCTTTTGGAGCGGCTGCCGGGGCATCACGAGCCGTCGTCGATGCCGGATGGCGTCCGCACGATGAACAGGTCGGACAAACGGGCAAAACGGTCAGCCCGCAATTGTATGTGGCGTGCGGCATTTCAGGCGCCATCCAGCATCTTGCAGGTATGTCGAGTTCTAAATACATTGTAGCGATCAATAGCGATGCCGAAGCCCCGATTTTCAAAATTGCCGATTATGGAATCGTTGGCGACGTATTTGAAGTTTTGCCGGCGCTTACCAAAGAAGTCGATAAGCTGAAGGGGAGATAA
- a CDS encoding RNA polymerase sigma factor RpoD/SigA, whose amino-acid sequence MSHYVDRNNDLIDKYLQEIGDVPLLTPEEEIELAKEVKRGDEIALEKLTKANLRFVVSVAKQYQNQGLSLNDLINEGNIGLIKAAKRFDVTRGFKFISYAVWWIRQSILQALAEQSRVVRLPLNKIGTLSKIGKIFSDLEQEFEREPSSEEIADQLDISAYEVSSTLQMSGRHISVDEPLHDSENNTLIDIIENDQQEPPDQELLTESLRIEINRALQTLTAREAEVVRLYFGLETDHPLTLEEIGERFNLTRERVRQIKEKAIRRLRHTSRSSVLRHYLG is encoded by the coding sequence ATGAGCCATTACGTAGACCGTAATAACGATCTGATCGATAAGTATCTGCAGGAAATCGGCGACGTGCCTTTGCTGACGCCGGAAGAAGAAATTGAATTAGCCAAAGAGGTCAAACGCGGCGATGAAATTGCCTTGGAAAAATTGACCAAAGCCAATCTGCGTTTTGTGGTCAGTGTTGCCAAACAATATCAGAATCAGGGGTTATCGCTTAACGATTTGATCAACGAAGGTAATATTGGGCTCATTAAAGCCGCTAAACGTTTTGACGTGACGCGCGGTTTTAAATTTATATCCTATGCTGTATGGTGGATTCGTCAGTCGATTTTACAGGCTTTGGCCGAACAATCCCGAGTCGTACGGCTTCCACTCAATAAAATCGGTACGCTCAGCAAAATCGGAAAAATTTTCAGCGATCTAGAACAAGAATTCGAACGCGAACCAAGCTCGGAGGAGATTGCGGACCAACTTGATATTTCCGCTTATGAAGTTTCCAGTACCCTTCAGATGTCGGGACGGCATATTTCCGTCGATGAACCGTTGCATGATTCTGAAAACAATACGCTTATTGATATTATTGAAAACGATCAGCAAGAACCGCCCGATCAGGAATTGCTTACCGAATCGTTACGAATTGAAATCAATCGTGCTTTGCAAACCCTGACAGCGCGGGAAGCTGAAGTGGTGCGCCTTTATTTTGGACTGGAAACGGATCATCCGCTTACGCTGGAAGAAATTGGCGAACGTTTTAATCTTACACGCGAACGGGTCCGTCAGATCAAGGAAAAAGCTATTCGGCGATTGCGGCACACGTCTCGCAGCAGCGTTTTACGTCATTATTTAGGCTGA
- the umuD gene encoding translesion error-prone DNA polymerase V autoproteolytic subunit: MKKKHDTQTAIHGLNGRIKPVKKELPLFQTAVSAGFPSPADDYIDKNLDINELLVKHPAATFFVRVSGDSMTKAGIQSGDLLIVDRSLEPTDKKIVIAVINGELTVKRIRKTKNKLFLVPENENYPPIEVSEFADFEIWGVVTAVIHWV; this comes from the coding sequence ATGAAAAAGAAACACGATACACAAACAGCAATTCACGGGCTAAACGGCCGTATTAAACCGGTCAAAAAAGAATTGCCTCTTTTTCAAACAGCCGTTTCTGCAGGATTTCCATCACCCGCCGACGACTACATCGATAAAAATCTCGATATTAATGAGTTATTGGTTAAACATCCCGCCGCAACGTTTTTCGTCCGGGTTAGCGGCGATTCTATGACCAAAGCGGGTATTCAATCCGGCGATCTTCTGATTGTTGATCGTTCACTGGAGCCAACCGATAAAAAAATCGTCATCGCCGTGATCAATGGTGAATTGACCGTGAAACGAATTCGTAAAACGAAGAATAAATTATTTCTCGTTCCTGAAAATGAAAATTATCCTCCTATCGAAGTTTCTGAATTCGCCGACTTTGAAATCTGGGGCGTCGTGACGGCTGTGATTCATTGGGTGTAA